The DNA segment CCGTCGTGCAGCCCGGAGTGATCAACCTGCAGGTGACGAAGGCCGCGACGCCGCACGGCTACTACTACGCGCCCGACCCCTCCAGCCAGCAGATCTGCTCGATCGGCGGCAACGTGGCGGAGAACTCCGGCGGCGCCCACTGCCTGAAGTACGGCTTCACCACGAACCACGTGACCGGCCTGCGGGTGGTCGCCCCGGACGGCGAGGTGGTCCGGCTGGGCGGGATGGCCCCGGACACCCCGGGGTACGACCTGCTCGGCGCGTTCGTCGGCTCCGAGGGCACGCTCGGGATCGCCACCGAGGTGACGGTGAAGCTGACCCGGCTGCCGGAGACCGTCCGGACGCTGCTCGCCGCGTTCGACTCGACCGACCACGCCGGTGCCGCCACCTCGGCGATCATCGCGGCCGGGGTCGTGCCGGCGGCGATCGAGATGATGGACGCGCTGTCGATCGAGGCGGCCGAGTCGGCGGTGCACTGCAACTATCCGGCGGGCGCCGGTGCCGTGCTGATCGTCGAGCTGGACGGTCCGGTCACCGAGGTGGAGGCCCAGTTCGGCGCGGTCACCCGGCTCTGCGAGGAGGCCGGCGCGTTCGAGCTGCGGGTGGCCGCCGACGACCAGGAACGGCAGCTGATCTGGCGCGGCCGCAAGTCGGCGTTCGCGGCGGTCGGCCGGATCAGCCCGGACTACATCGTGCAGGACGGGGTGATCCCGCGGACCGCGCTGCCGGTGGTGCTGCGCCGGATCAACGAGGTCGCCGGCGAGCACGGCGTCCGGGTCGCGAACGTCTTCCACGCCGGCGACGGCAACCTGCATCCGCTCGTGCTCTTCGACGACGCGGTGCCGGGCGAGGCCGAGCGCGCCGAGGCGGTCTCCGGGGCGATCCTCGATCTCTGCATCGAGCACGGCGGCTCGATCACCGGTGAGCACGGCGTCGGTGTGGACAAGGCGCGGTACATGCCCCGGATGTTCAGCGACGCCGACCTGGAGACGATGCACCTGGTCCGGTGCGCGTTCGACCCGGACAACCTGGCGAACCCGGGCAAGGTGTTCCCGACGCCACGGCTCTGCGGGGAACGGCCCGGTTCCCGCAAGCACGCGGCCTTCGACGGCGTGGAGGTCTTCTAGATGTCCGCACTGGACGATCTCGCGGTCAAGGCCGGTGACGACGACGTGGTCGGTGGTGTGCCGGCCCGGCTGGTCGCGGCGCCGGCCAGCACCGAGGAGGCAGCGGCCCTGATCGCCGCGTCCGCGGATCTGAACGTGGTGATCCGCGGCGGTGGCACGAAGATCGAGTGGGGTACGCCGCCCCGCGACCTCGACCTGATCATCGACACGCGCCGGCTCACCGGGGTGGTCGAGCACGCGGCCGGCGACCTGATCACCGTGGTCCGGGCCGGGACGCCGATGGCCGAGCTGCACGCCCTGCCCGGTCAGCAGCTCGCGCTCGACGCCCCGGCCACGGCGACGGCGGGCGGCACGGTGGCCGCGAACGCGAGCGGTCCGCGCCGGCTGCGCTACGGGACTGCCCGGGACCTGCTCATCGGGATCACCGTGGTCCGGCCGGACGGCACGATCACCAAGGCGGGCGGCAAGGTCGTCAAGAACGTGGCGGGCTACGACCTGGGCAAGCTCTACACCGGTTCCTTCGGAACCCTGGGCTTGATCACCGAGTGCGTCTTCCGCCTGCATCCGGTTCCGGCCACCGCCTTCTTCGTACGTGCGGCAGCACCACCCGGATCGGCCGCCCGCATCCTCGCCGGGCAGTTCGCCGCCAGCGCGCTCGAGGTGCACGCCGTTCCCGGCGCCGACCCGGAGATCGCGGTGCTGCTCGAAGGCGCCGCCGACCGCTCCGCCGAAGTGGCGCACCTCCTCGACGGCGAGGTGTCCGACGAGCCGCCGCCGTGGTGGGGCGTCACCCCGCCGGGCACCGTCCTGGTCAAGCTGACCGGCGTGCTGTCGCAGGTCCCGGCCCTGGTGGCGACCGCCGTCGGCGCGGGCGCGACGGTCACCGGGTCGGCCGGGGCCGGCGTCCTCTACGCGGGCTTCACCGGTGACCCGCACGGACGCGTCGAGCTGCTCCGGGCCGCCGCGGTCCGGGCCGGCGGGCACGCCGTCGTGCTGACCGCGCCCGACGACGTCCGGGACACCCTGGACATGTGGGGGCCGGTGCCCGGGCTCGCGCTGATGCGCCGGGTGAAGGACCAGTTCGATCCCGCGCACCGGTTCGCGCCGGGGCGTTTCGCCGGCGGTATCTGACCCTCGCTCTTACTCGGAGGCGCTTCGATGGCTGATGTGGACGCCACCCACGGGACCGGCAACCCACCCGATGCTCTTCGTGCTGCTGAAAACGGTGGCCGGACCGCCTTCGACGGTGATCGGCCGCCGAGCGCCGACCTGGTCTCCGACTGCGTGCACTGCGGGTTCTGCCTGACGACCTGCCCGACCTACACGCTCTGGGGCGAGGAGATGGACTCGCCGCGCGGCCGCATCCACCTGATCGGCCAGGGACTGTCCGGTGAGCCACTGAGCGATTCGATGGTCGGCCACTTCGACAACTGCCTCGGCTGCATGGCGTGCGTGACCGCCTGCCCGTCCGGGGTGAAGTACGACCGGCTCATCGAGGACACCCGCGCCCAGATCGAACGGCTCCATCCCCGCACCGGGCGGGACCGCGCCCTCCGCGCCGCCATCTTCGCGATCTTCCCTTATCCCCGGCGGTTACGGCTGCTCAAGTGGCCGCTCGCGGCGTACCAGCGAAGTGGTCTGCAGAAGCTCGTAGGCCGCACCGGCCTCGTGGAACGACTGGCACCCACCCTCGCGACCTTGGAGAGTCTCGCGCCTCGCCTTCGCTCGGTGCCCCCGCCGCCGCGCCGCGTCGCGGCCCGCGGCGCGAAGAGGGCCGTCGTGGGCATGCTCACCGGGTGCGTGCAATCCGCGTTCTTCCCCGACGTCAATGCGGCGACCGTACGCGTCCTCGCCGCCGAAGGCTGTGAAGTCCTCATTCCCGCAGGTCAGGGATGCTGCGGCGCCCTTTCGACGCACAACGGCCGCCGCGCGGAGGCGCAGCGGTTCGCCCGGCGGCTCATCGCCCTCTTCGAGACGACCGGGATGGACTACTTCGTGGTGAACGCGGCCGGGTGCGGGTCGTCGCTGAAGGAGTACGGCGACCTGCTCGCGGATGATCCGGCCTATGCGTCGCGGGCTGCGGCGTTCGCTGCGAAGGTCCGTGACCTGGCCGAACTCCTCGTCGAACTCGGCCCCGCCGCTCCCCGGCATCCGCTGCCCGTGTCGGTGGCCTATCACGACGCCTGCCATCTCGGGCACGCCCAGGGGATCACCGCGCAACCACGAGCCCTGCTCGCCGGGATTCCCGCCCTCACCGTGGTGCCGATCAGCGAGCCGGAGATCTGCTGCGGCTCGGCCGGCGTGTGGAACGTCCTCAACCCCGAACCGGCCGCCGCCCTCGGCGATCGGAAAGCCTCGGCGGTGCTCTCCACGGGAGCGTCCCTGCTGGTCACCGCGAACCCCGGCTGCCTCATGCAGGTGGCCTCCGCCGTCCGGCGGCGCGGCGGGTCGATCGCGCTCGCGCATACGGCGCAGGTGCTGGACGCGTCGATCCGTGGCCTGCCGGTGTCGTCCTTGCTGGCTTCCGGCCCCGGCGAGCCGTAGCCAGGCACGTGTCGGGGGCGGAAGCTGATGCGCGGTCGTGACCTCCGGGCTCATCGTGGGCCGGCGGGCGGGACTCGGTTGTGGCACGCCGTGCTGGATCCGGGGCTTGTCGGGCACGGAGTTCCGCGCGGCGGGACGAGATCCTGGAGTCGGTCGGTGGCCTGTTTACCGGCGCGGGTTCGGTGCCGGCACGGGGATCAGTGCCAGCACGGGGGGTCATCAGTGCCGGCAACGGGGATCAGTACCGGCACGGCGTCAGTACCGGCACGGGGATCAGTACCAGCCATGGCGCGCTGACGGCTCTGCCCGGGCAGTCTGCTCACGCAGCGCGGGACGCCGCGGGTTGTCGCTGTTCAGCGGTCCCGGATCACAGCAACCCACGGCCGGCGCCGGCCGGCTGTGGCTCATTGCTGCCGAGCGACCCCCGGCACAGCAACCAGTCACAGCCGGAGGAACGGGGCGGGCGGCGACCGCCGGTATCGGAACAAGCCATTGATGTGGGTTAATGGGAGCGCTCCCAACGGTTTGATTGGAGATCCCCATGCATTCACGGAGACTGGCTGTCCTCGCCGGGGCCACCGCTGTGCTCGTGGCCGGGTTCGGGGCGGTCGCCACCAGGGCTGATGCGGCCGCCGGGTGTTCGGTGAAGTACGCCGTGTCCAGCCAGTGGCCGGGCGGCTTCGGTGCGAACGTGGAGGTGACGAACCTCGGCGACCCGGTCAGTTCGTGGTCGGTGACGTGGTCGTTCACGGCCGGGCAGACGATCAGCCAGCTGTGGAACGGTGCGGTCACGCAGTCCGGCGCCGCGGTGACCGTGCGCAATGCCGGCTGGAACGGGGCCGTCGCCACCGGCGGGACCGCGTCGTTCGGGTTCAACGGTTCGTGGAGCGGCGCCAACCCCGTACCGGCAGGCTTCTCCTTGAACGGCGTGGCCTGCACCGGCGGCGTGACCCCGACCAGCCCGAGCCCGAGCAGCCCGAGCCCGAGCACCAGCACTCCCCCGACAGGCGGACCGACCAAGATCATGGCGCTGGGTGACTCGATCACCGGATCGCCGGGCTGCTGGCGCGCCCTGCTGTGGCAGAGACTCCCGGCCGCCGAAGTGGACTTCGTCGGCACGCTGCCGGCGCAGGGGTGCGGCTTCACCTACGACGGCGAGAACGAGGGGCACGGCGGCTACCTCGCCACGAACGTCGCCAACCAGAATCTGCTGCCGGGCTGGCTGTCGGCCACCGACCCGGACGTGGTGCTGATGCACTTCGGCACGAACGACGCGTGGAGCAATCTGTCCCCCGCCACGATCCTGAGCGCCTACACCACACTGGTCGGCCAGATGCGCGCCGGCAATCCGAATATGAAGATCCTGGTCGCCCAGATCATCCCGCTGAACCCGCCCACCTGCGCCGACTGCGGCCAGCGGGTGATCGACCTGAACGCGGCGATCCCGGCCTGGGCGGCGGGCCTGTCCACGGCGGCGTCCCCGATCACCGTCGTCGATCAGTGGACCGGGTTCGACACGGCGACGGACACCTATGACGGCGTGCACCCGAACAGCGCCGGAGACGCCAAGATCGCCAACAGGTGGTACCCGTACGTCGCGGCTGTCATCTAGGAACTAACGGACCGCCATCTCTCCCAGCTCCGACCAGCCCGTCTGCTCGATGGTCTGGCTGATGATGCGAGGGGTGGCGGCCAGGTACTGCGGCAGATCCTGCTGGGCCTGCTTGAAGTGGGCGGAGTTCACGTGGGCCGCGCCGGCGTCACCGTCACGGAACGCCTCCACCAGCACGTATTCGTTCGGGTCGTCGAGGCTGCGGGACCAGTCGAACCACAGGCAGCCGGCCTCGGAGCGGGTGGCGGCGGTGAACGAGCCGGCGATCACCGGCCACTGTGCGGCGTGCTCCGGCTTGATCAGGAACTTCGCGGTAATGAAGATCATCGGTTATGACCTTTCGCGCTATTCGGTCGGACGGTTCCTCACCACGAGGAACCGCAGCAGTCTGAGGAGCATGACCGGCAAGAACACCGGGGTTCTGCAGTCAGTGGAGCGGGCGATGCGCGTGCTCGATCATGTCGCCGCGGCGGGCGGGCCGGTCGCGGCGCGGGAGGTGGCGCGTGATCTCGGGCTGACGCTGCCCACCACGTACCACCTTCTCACCACCCTCGTCACCGGCGGCTACCTCGTCCATCTTCCGGAGCAGCGGGCGTACGCCCTCGGGCACCGCCTCGACGACCTGGCCCGGGCGCTGCACCGGCAGATCGCCGTGCCGCCGGGCGTGTGCCGGGTCGCCGCGGTGGTGCATCGGGAGGCGCATGCCGCGGCGTACTACGCGAGCCTGCGCAACGCCGAGATGATCGTCGCGCACGTCGACGAGTGCCCCGAGCATCCGCGGATCCGGACGCTCGGAGTCGGTTTTCACGAGGCTCCGCACGCGACCGCCTTCGGCAAGCTGATGCTGGCGACCTTGGAGCCGGCCGACCGGGAGGCGGTGCTGGACCGGACCGGGACGCCTGCCGTCACCGCCGCCACGGTGACCGATAGAGACCAACTTCAAGAGCAACTTCATCGGGTACGGGGTACCGGCCTCGCCGTGGAGGTGAACGAGTTCCAGCCGGAACTGTCCTGCATGGCCGCTCCCGTCAACGACGCGGCGGGCCGGTTCGTCGGCGCCGTCGCGGTCTCCCTCCCGACGGCCCGGATGCGCGCCGACCGATGGTCGGTGGAACGGGTCGTCCGGCTCGGCGCGGTGCGGGCGAGCCGGGCCGTGGCTCTCGAGACCGCGACCCGAACCGGCAGGCTCAGGAACGGGTGACTCCGTACCTGGTCCGCAGCAGACCTCGACAGAGCTCGGCATTGCCGTCGACGCTCACCCGTACCGTGCGAGCCAAGCGCAACCAGACGCCCAGCCGGTCGGCGGCGATCGGCGCGCCCCGCTCGTCGCAGATCGCAAGATCACTGACTAGGGCGAGCCGCTCCCGGCGCCGGGCCACCGCCTGCGCCGCGTCCGGCGCCAGACGGGACGCCTCGGCGAGGGTGAGCGCGCCGAGACGATCACCGACCAGGGGCGCCAGCTGCCTGGCGAGACGCTCCTGAGCGGCCACATGCGCCTTGCGATCGAACGCCGACCGCAACTCTTCCAGATCGCCATCCAAGCCGTCTGTCTGGAAGTGATCAGCGAAGGCCGCCGCAGAGTTGATCTCCGCGGCCGCGAAGTGATCCACCAGCGTCACCGTGATCGGGCCCGCGCCCGGGATCGCGGCGAGCGCGTCCCGGGCGTCGGCGACCATGAGCCAGGCGAAGTTGGGGGCGCAGAAGTACGTCGGCAGCCGCAGCTCGACACGAATCCCGGCGTCGCCGGTTCCGGGGGTGGCCCCGTCGAGGGAGGCCACGTCGAGGGAGGCCACTTCCAGGGACGCCACGAATCCGAGATCGGTGATCGGCTGGTCGAGCTCCGGATCACGGACGCCCGCCAGCGCCGCCCACGCGAGGTCTCTCATGCCGCGGCGCCGGAGGAAGCGGAATCGGAGGCGATCGCCGGACCCGAATCGGACGGCTCATCGGGCACGTCGAATTCGCCGGGCACCTTGATGTCATAGAGCCGCGCCGCGTTCAAGCCGAGGATCTTCCGTTTTATCTGCGGCGTCAGGACACCGTACTCACCCTGCATGTCGTCGGGTATCTGGAAGTCCACGAACTTCTCGATCAGCCATTTCGGCTGCCAGATCGCATAATCGCTGCCGAACAGGATCCGGTTCTCGTCGAGCCAGTAGAGCAGTTCGCCGATGATCTGCGCGAAGTAGCGCGGGCGGCTGTGGATGAACGGCATCGCCACGGCGAGGCCGCCGTACACGTTGGGCTCCTGGGTGGCGATCCAGCAGAAGTCCTCCAGCCGGGGCAACCCGACGTGCTCGACGATGAAGTTCAGCGCCGGGAAAGCGGTGGCGGCGTCGTCCACGTCGGCCACGTCGAAGGCGTCCCGGTTCATCGGATAGACGGTCGGGCCCTTGTGCACGTGGATGTTACGAATGCCCAGCTCCTGGCACTTCTCCAGGTAGCGGTAGGCCCACGGGTCGGACAGTTTCCAGCCCTTCGAGTAGCCTTTCCACTCGGCCGTGTAGAGCTTCACACCGCGCAGCTGCCAGCGTTCGTGCAACCGTTCCAGCTCGCCGAGGCCGGCCTCGCCGTCACGCGGATCCCAGCGGCCGTTGACGATGAAGCGGCCGGGGTGGCGCTCGGCGATCCGGCCGTTCTGCTCGGTCGTGTTGAAACCGTTCACGTACCAGTCGGTCAGGTACGTCGACTGCAGGATCGCGACGTCGTCGTACCCGTTCTCGAACAGGTCGCGGATCATCCGTTCCTCGCTGTACCGTTCGAAATCCTCGAGCGGCCATTTGTACTCGTCCGGCGACAGGTTCGAGTGATAGTCGTGGAAACACTTGATGAAACCCTCGCCGTACCGGTTGATCTGATTGGCGGGGCTACCGTCCCAGAAATGGGTGTGCGCGTCGACGACGAAGTGATTCTGATACATTCCAGCCCCTTTCAGGGTACGAGGATCGCGCGCCCGGCCAGGCGTCCGGTCTCCAGGTCGTCCATCGCCTCGTTGACGGCCGACAGCGGGTAGGACCTCGTGTGCAGGGTGACCTTGCCCTGCGCGGCGAGCGTCATCAGCTCGTCGAGGTCGGTGTAGGAGCCGACCAGATTGCCGACGATGTTGCGCTCGGTGGAGATCAGATCGATGGTCGGGATGTTCACCGAGCCGCCGTACCCGATCACGTAGTAGCTGCCGGCGCGGCGGGTCATCGCCAATCCGGCCTGCTCGGAGCCCTGCTCCCCGACGAAGTCGAACACGACGTGAGCGCCCTCGAAGGAGCCGCCGAAGGAGTCCGTCACCTCGTGTGCGCCCAGCTCCCGGGCCAGGCTGCGGGCACGCTCGCTCGGATCGACGACGACCACCCGGGCCGCGGTCATCGCGAGCAGGCACTGGATGCCGATGTGCCCCAGCCCACCGGCGCCGATCACGGCACAGGTGGTTCCGGGGGCGAGCAGCGGGACGGCCTTGCGAACCGCGTGGTAGGCGGTGAGCCCGGCGTCGGCGAGCGCGGCCACCGCGGCCGGCTCCAGCCCCGGCGCCAGTTTCACGACGGCGCGGGCGTTCGTCAGCAGCAGGTCGGCCATGCCGCCGTCGCAGTCGATGCCCGGGAACCGCGAGTTCTCGCAGTGCACGTCGTCGCCGCGCCGGCACGGCCCGCACAGCCCGCAGGTGGCCAGCGGGTGCAGGATCACCGCGTCGCCTACGGCGACATTGGTGACGGCCGCGCCCACCTCGCGCACCCAGCCCGCGTTCTCATGACCGATCGTGTACGGGAGACCCACCCCTGACTTCTCCGCCCACTGCCCTTCGACGATGTGCAGATCCGTGCGGCACAAGCCGGCCGCACCCACCTGCACGAGCACGTCGAACGGCCCGGTCACCCGCGGTTCGGCCACGTCGTCGACGGTCGGCCGCTTCCCGTAGGAGTGCACCCGGACAGCCTTCATCCGCCTCTCCCTCCACTCTTCGTTTCCCTTCCGCGACTCTGCGTGGCGGACGGCCGGGCGGAAAGCGCGCGTTCAGACTGTGACAACGCGCCGGCCGGGCCCTACGGTGAGGAGATGGCGGAGCCCAGGACGACCCCGACCGAGCAGAGTGCCGCGGAGTTCCTGGCGGCGGTCGCGGATCCGGTGCGGCGGGCTGACGCCGAGGCCGCCGTGGCGCTGATGCGGGAGGCGACCGGGGCGGAGCCGGTCATGTGGGGGTCGTCGATCGTCGGGTTCGGGGTCTACCGCTACCGATATGCGACCGGACGGGAAGGGGACTGGCCGGCGGTCGAGCTGCTGCGCGAGCTGGTGACGGCCGGTTACCGACACCTGAACGGTAAAACGGTGATCACCGACGGGGTGTAGGTGTCCGAAACGGACGGCATAATCGGGCGGTGGACAATTGGGAATACGCGCGGCTCGAGTACCGCGCGGCCGGCTCGCTGGGATCCGACCGCTTCATGGACTGGACGGCGACGTTCCATCATCCCGGTGGCGTGCTGCGCTGGGGGACGGACGAGCGGTTCGACGACATCCGGCACCTGAACCGGGCGGGGGCGGCCGGTTGGCAGGCCTACGACCGGTCGGTGATCCACGTGATGGGTGAGCCGCACCGGCTGAGCAGCGTGACGTACTCGATGCGCCGCCCCATCCCGGTGGACCCGCCCGCCGTCCCCGGTGTCTCCTGAGGGAGAAGGCCCCTAAAATCCTGAGGTGGCCAAGGAGACCGGGACCAGATTGATCGCCTCGAACAAGAAGGCGCGGCACGACTACGCGATCCTCAAGACGTACGAGGCGGGTCTCGTGCTGGCCGGCACCGAGGTCAAGTCGCTGCGCCTGGGCCGCGTGTCACTCGTGGACACGTTCGCCCAGGAGCACAACGGCGAGTTGATGCTCTACGGCCTGCACATCGCGGAGTACGGCTTCGGCAGCTGGACGAACCACTCGCCGCGCCGCACCCGCAAGCTGCTGCTGCACAAGGACGAGATCATCAAGATCCTGAACAAGCTGAACGAGGGATCCGGTCTCACGCTGGTGCCGCTCTCGCTCTACTTCAAGGACGGCTGGGCCAAGGTCGAGCTCGGCCTGGCCCGGGGCCTCAAATCGTACGATAAGCGACAGGTGCTGGCGAAACGCGATGCCGAGAAGGAGATCGCCAGGGAGATGGGACGCCGCCTGAAGGGCCGCCGCTAGGCTCGACGAGTGGAATTCGGTCTTGACACGTTCGGCGACGTCACAGTCGGCGACGACGGTAAATCCCTCCCCTACGCCCAGGTCATCCGCAATGTGGTCGAGCAGGCGGTGCTCGCCGACCGGCTCGGCGTCGACGCGTTCGGCGTCGGTGAGCACCACCGCGACGACTACGCGATCTCCTCGCCGGAGATCGTGCTCGCGGCCATCGCCGCGAAGACCGAGCGGATCAAGCTGGGCACAGCGGTCACGGTTCTGAGTTCCGATGATCCGGTACGGGTGTTCGAACGCTTCGCGACACTCGACGCCGTTTCCGGCGGTCGCTCGGAGATCATCCTCGGGCGTGGCTCGTTCACCGAGTCCTTCCCGCTCTTCGGGTTCGACCTGACCGATTACGAGCAGCTGTTCTCGGAGAAGCTGGACCTGATGACGCGCCTGCTCACCGAGGAGCCGGTGACCTGGCAGGGCTCGGTCCGCCCACCCCTGAAGGATCAGCAGGTCTACCCGAAGACCGAGTCCGGCCGCATCCACGCGTCGATCGGCGTCGGCGGCAGCCCGGAGTCGGTGGTGCGGGCCGCACAGTACGGCCTCCCGCTGGTCCTGGCGATCATCGGTGGCGAGCCGGCCCGGTTCGCGCCCTACGTCGACCTCTACCACCGTGCGCTCAAGGAGCTGGAGCAGCCCGAGCAGCCGGTGTCGGTGCACTGCCCCGGATTCGTGGCGGAGACCGACGAGGAGGCGATCGAGATCCTCTGGCCGCACGCCCGGCGCATGCTGGACCGGCTCGGCCGGGAGCGTGGCTGGCCGCGGACCTCGAAGGACCGGTTCGTCGCGGACGTGACCGAGGGCGCCTGGCACGTCGGCTCGCCGGAGACGGTGGCCCAGAAGATCGCGTCGACCGTCCAGGCGCTCGGCATCCAGCGGTTCGACCTGAAGTACGCGCACGGCACGCTGCCGCACGAACGCCTGATGACGTGCGTCGAGCTGTACGGCACGCACGTCATCCCGCGGGTGAGAGAACTACTGGCCTAGAGTTCGGTTCATGACCGAACGTCTGGATTGGGCCGACCCCACCATCCGCGAGTGGGACTGCACGGTGGTGTGGTCGGATCCCGAGGCGGGGATCGTCCTGGACCGGTCGGCGTTCTATCCGGGCGGCGGTGGGCAGCCGCCGGACCACGGGGTGCTGCTCTGGGAGGGCGTCCAGACGCGGATCGTGGACACCCGCCGTACCCCTGATGATCTTTATCTGCTGCCGGCGCCGGGCGATCCGGTGCCGGCGGCGGGGACCGCGGTGCGCGGGGCGATCGACGACGCGCGCCGGAGCAGCCTCATGCGCACGCACTCCGGGCTGCACATCCTCTGCGGGACCGTGTTCCGCGACTTCGGCGCGCTGGTGACCGGCGGCAACATGCAGCCCGGCGAGGCCCGGATGGACTTCAACCTGCCCGAGGTGCCGCCGAGCTTCAAACAGGCCCTCGAGGACGCGGTGAACGCGGAGATCGTCGCGGACCGCAAGATCGTGGCCCGGGTACTGCCGCGCGAGGAGGCCCTCGCCATCCCGACGCTCATCCGCACCCAGGACGCGCTGCCGCCGCTGGAGAACCCGGAGATCCGGGTGATCGACATCGTGGGGCTCGACGTGCAGGCCGACGGCGGCACGCACGTGGCCTCGACGAAGCAGGTGGGCCGGGTCGAGGTGGCGAAGGTGGAGAGCAAGGGCCGGCAGAACCGCCGGGTCCGCATCAGGCTCGTGGACTGAGAAGAGCCGGGAGAGACCGAAAGGCCGGCAGTCACCTGCCGGCCTTTCGTGTACTGCCTGGTGCGTTACTTGATGTCGGCCTTGGTGCAGGCCGACTTGAACTTCGCGGTGCAGAGGTCCTTCGCCGAGACGAAGCCGCTCTCGACGACGTCCTTGACGTTCGCCTTGGTGATCGGGGTCGGGTCCAGCTTCACGAACGGGACGTAGGCCCCCGACTCCGGGTCCTTCAGCTTGTCGTCGACCGGCGTCTTGACGTTCTTGTACAGGTTGATCGCGAGCTTGGCGGCGGCGTCCGCCTCCTTCTTCACGTCCTTGTACACGGTCATGCACTGGTCGCCGACGAGGATGTTCTGCAGGCCCTGCACGGTGGCGTCCTGGCCGGTGACCGGGACGTCGCCGTTCATGTT comes from the Actinoplanes sp. OR16 genome and includes:
- a CDS encoding IclR family transcriptional regulator; the encoded protein is MTGKNTGVLQSVERAMRVLDHVAAAGGPVAAREVARDLGLTLPTTYHLLTTLVTGGYLVHLPEQRAYALGHRLDDLARALHRQIAVPPGVCRVAAVVHREAHAAAYYASLRNAEMIVAHVDECPEHPRIRTLGVGFHEAPHATAFGKLMLATLEPADREAVLDRTGTPAVTAATVTDRDQLQEQLHRVRGTGLAVEVNEFQPELSCMAAPVNDAAGRFVGAVAVSLPTARMRADRWSVERVVRLGAVRASRAVALETATRTGRLRNG
- a CDS encoding putative quinol monooxygenase; the encoded protein is MIFITAKFLIKPEHAAQWPVIAGSFTAATRSEAGCLWFDWSRSLDDPNEYVLVEAFRDGDAGAAHVNSAHFKQAQQDLPQYLAATPRIISQTIEQTGWSELGEMAVR
- a CDS encoding FAD-binding oxidoreductase, which gives rise to MSALDDLAVKAGDDDVVGGVPARLVAAPASTEEAAALIAASADLNVVIRGGGTKIEWGTPPRDLDLIIDTRRLTGVVEHAAGDLITVVRAGTPMAELHALPGQQLALDAPATATAGGTVAANASGPRRLRYGTARDLLIGITVVRPDGTITKAGGKVVKNVAGYDLGKLYTGSFGTLGLITECVFRLHPVPATAFFVRAAAPPGSAARILAGQFAASALEVHAVPGADPEIAVLLEGAADRSAEVAHLLDGEVSDEPPPWWGVTPPGTVLVKLTGVLSQVPALVATAVGAGATVTGSAGAGVLYAGFTGDPHGRVELLRAAAVRAGGHAVVLTAPDDVRDTLDMWGPVPGLALMRRVKDQFDPAHRFAPGRFAGGI
- a CDS encoding FAD-linked oxidase C-terminal domain-containing protein, with amino-acid sequence MMAIDVLAARLRARIGAERVLTDRQQLRTYECDGLAHYKVIPALVVLAGSEEDVATAVRECAAAKVPFVARGSGTGLSGGALPHADGVLIVTSQLREIIDLRPEDERAVVQPGVINLQVTKAATPHGYYYAPDPSSQQICSIGGNVAENSGGAHCLKYGFTTNHVTGLRVVAPDGEVVRLGGMAPDTPGYDLLGAFVGSEGTLGIATEVTVKLTRLPETVRTLLAAFDSTDHAGAATSAIIAAGVVPAAIEMMDALSIEAAESAVHCNYPAGAGAVLIVELDGPVTEVEAQFGAVTRLCEEAGAFELRVAADDQERQLIWRGRKSAFAAVGRISPDYIVQDGVIPRTALPVVLRRINEVAGEHGVRVANVFHAGDGNLHPLVLFDDAVPGEAERAEAVSGAILDLCIEHGGSITGEHGVGVDKARYMPRMFSDADLETMHLVRCAFDPDNLANPGKVFPTPRLCGERPGSRKHAAFDGVEVF
- a CDS encoding iron-sulfur cluster assembly protein codes for the protein MRDLAWAALAGVRDPELDQPITDLGFVASLEVASLDVASLDGATPGTGDAGIRVELRLPTYFCAPNFAWLMVADARDALAAIPGAGPITVTLVDHFAAAEINSAAAFADHFQTDGLDGDLEELRSAFDRKAHVAAQERLARQLAPLVGDRLGALTLAEASRLAPDAAQAVARRRERLALVSDLAICDERGAPIAADRLGVWLRLARTVRVSVDGNAELCRGLLRTRYGVTRS
- a CDS encoding amidohydrolase family protein, which codes for MYQNHFVVDAHTHFWDGSPANQINRYGEGFIKCFHDYHSNLSPDEYKWPLEDFERYSEERMIRDLFENGYDDVAILQSTYLTDWYVNGFNTTEQNGRIAERHPGRFIVNGRWDPRDGEAGLGELERLHERWQLRGVKLYTAEWKGYSKGWKLSDPWAYRYLEKCQELGIRNIHVHKGPTVYPMNRDAFDVADVDDAATAFPALNFIVEHVGLPRLEDFCWIATQEPNVYGGLAVAMPFIHSRPRYFAQIIGELLYWLDENRILFGSDYAIWQPKWLIEKFVDFQIPDDMQGEYGVLTPQIKRKILGLNAARLYDIKVPGEFDVPDEPSDSGPAIASDSASSGAAA
- a CDS encoding cellulose binding domain-containing protein, which translates into the protein MHSRRLAVLAGATAVLVAGFGAVATRADAAAGCSVKYAVSSQWPGGFGANVEVTNLGDPVSSWSVTWSFTAGQTISQLWNGAVTQSGAAVTVRNAGWNGAVATGGTASFGFNGSWSGANPVPAGFSLNGVACTGGVTPTSPSPSSPSPSTSTPPTGGPTKIMALGDSITGSPGCWRALLWQRLPAAEVDFVGTLPAQGCGFTYDGENEGHGGYLATNVANQNLLPGWLSATDPDVVLMHFGTNDAWSNLSPATILSAYTTLVGQMRAGNPNMKILVAQIIPLNPPTCADCGQRVIDLNAAIPAWAAGLSTAASPITVVDQWTGFDTATDTYDGVHPNSAGDAKIANRWYPYVAAVI
- a CDS encoding (Fe-S)-binding protein, with the protein product MADVDATHGTGNPPDALRAAENGGRTAFDGDRPPSADLVSDCVHCGFCLTTCPTYTLWGEEMDSPRGRIHLIGQGLSGEPLSDSMVGHFDNCLGCMACVTACPSGVKYDRLIEDTRAQIERLHPRTGRDRALRAAIFAIFPYPRRLRLLKWPLAAYQRSGLQKLVGRTGLVERLAPTLATLESLAPRLRSVPPPPRRVAARGAKRAVVGMLTGCVQSAFFPDVNAATVRVLAAEGCEVLIPAGQGCCGALSTHNGRRAEAQRFARRLIALFETTGMDYFVVNAAGCGSSLKEYGDLLADDPAYASRAAAFAAKVRDLAELLVELGPAAPRHPLPVSVAYHDACHLGHAQGITAQPRALLAGIPALTVVPISEPEICCGSAGVWNVLNPEPAAALGDRKASAVLSTGASLLVTANPGCLMQVASAVRRRGGSIALAHTAQVLDASIRGLPVSSLLASGPGEP